Proteins co-encoded in one Listeria ivanovii subsp. ivanovii genomic window:
- a CDS encoding carboxymuconolactone decarboxylase family protein, giving the protein MKVSKSFEVFAKEAPEVHAAWMETVQKLDTASKLDKKTEELAYIAVMAAVRLESGIPFHVKMAKSNGATRDEIISAILVGLPAVGNIVTSSLPVALDAYDEE; this is encoded by the coding sequence ATGAAAGTAAGTAAATCTTTTGAAGTATTTGCAAAAGAAGCTCCCGAAGTTCACGCTGCTTGGATGGAAACTGTACAAAAGTTAGATACTGCGAGTAAGCTTGATAAAAAAACAGAGGAACTTGCCTACATCGCTGTTATGGCAGCAGTTCGACTTGAAAGTGGTATTCCCTTTCATGTAAAAATGGCGAAATCGAACGGAGCAACGAGAGATGAAATTATTAGTGCCATTCTTGTTGGTTTGCCGGCTGTTGGTAATATTGTAACAAGTTCTTTACCCGTAGCCCTTGACGCTTATGATGAAGAATAA
- a CDS encoding trypsin-like peptidase domain-containing protein has translation MKKLRMLALLLAFALFLLGGGIVAQATGMTTDEKVVGETVTNDGEDFIVDEISDLEDVNATEGTLDTSDAQEVDLSGIEFVNDEQEIIPSVKSIFGADGRKLVTNTAQYPYSTSVFIEAEFPNLTKIGKYSSGSGQMIGDDSVLTAAHCLYQKKYGGWATKITVHPGFNGSVAPFGKATAKKMYVPKEWTKKEPSSEDYGVIKLTKNIGRKTGTMGLTTNTSGAITISGYHGDKNGKLFTQTGSISKTTANNVYYKLDTTGGSSGSGVYNSKKQILAVNAYEYRDRSEDNFGTRITKEKLNNIYTWAFSNNLAVSKQKGINYELHVQRNGWMGNVANGTTAGTTGLGLRAEAMKISLSGMPYSGDIQYRSHVQGIGWQGWLKNGEISGTRGQSKRLEAFQVKLTGNMAKNYSVQYRAHVQNKGWQGWVKDGATAGTTGESLRIEAVQMRLVAK, from the coding sequence ATGAAAAAACTTAGAATGCTAGCTTTACTATTGGCCTTCGCACTATTCCTGTTAGGTGGCGGGATAGTAGCACAAGCAACGGGAATGACTACGGATGAAAAAGTAGTAGGAGAAACAGTAACAAATGATGGAGAAGATTTTATTGTTGATGAAATTAGCGATTTAGAAGATGTCAATGCGACAGAAGGGACATTAGATACCTCTGATGCGCAAGAGGTTGATTTATCAGGAATTGAATTTGTGAATGATGAACAAGAAATTATTCCCAGCGTAAAAAGTATTTTTGGAGCGGACGGAAGAAAGCTCGTAACTAATACTGCACAATATCCTTATTCTACAAGCGTTTTTATAGAGGCTGAATTTCCAAACTTAACAAAAATAGGTAAGTACAGCTCTGGGAGTGGACAAATGATTGGAGATGACTCAGTACTCACGGCTGCTCATTGTTTGTATCAAAAGAAATATGGCGGTTGGGCAACCAAAATAACAGTCCACCCCGGATTTAATGGCTCAGTTGCACCATTTGGCAAAGCAACTGCAAAAAAAATGTATGTACCAAAAGAATGGACCAAAAAAGAACCTTCCTCAGAAGATTATGGTGTTATTAAATTAACTAAAAATATAGGACGAAAAACTGGTACGATGGGGTTAACAACAAATACATCCGGAGCAATTACTATTAGTGGTTATCACGGTGATAAAAATGGGAAGTTGTTCACGCAAACAGGTAGCATTTCTAAAACAACTGCAAATAATGTTTATTACAAATTAGATACAACTGGCGGTAGTAGTGGGAGCGGCGTTTATAATTCTAAAAAACAAATTCTAGCCGTAAATGCGTATGAATATAGAGATCGTTCAGAAGATAACTTTGGTACTCGAATTACAAAAGAAAAACTAAACAATATCTATACGTGGGCATTTAGTAACAATTTAGCCGTAAGCAAGCAAAAGGGAATAAATTATGAATTACACGTTCAAAGGAATGGATGGATGGGTAATGTAGCCAATGGCACAACTGCTGGGACAACAGGGCTAGGCTTACGAGCAGAAGCAATGAAAATTAGCCTATCAGGGATGCCTTATTCTGGAGATATCCAGTATCGTTCTCACGTTCAAGGTATTGGTTGGCAAGGTTGGCTAAAAAATGGCGAAATTTCTGGGACTCGTGGACAATCAAAACGTCTAGAAGCCTTCCAAGTAAAATTAACCGGAAATATGGCCAAAAATTACTCTGTACAATATAGAGCTCATGTTCAAAATAAAGGCTGGCAAGGCTGGGTAAAAGACGGAGCAACTGCCGGAACAACAGGTGAAAGCTTAAGAATTGAAGCTGTTCAAATGAGATTAGTGGCAAAATAA
- a CDS encoding pyruvate, water dikinase regulatory protein: MENPVIIYVISDAIGETAQHIIRAVIAQFSLKKPAEIRRHAFIRDEKALLETLEEAKEADGIVVQTLVQVKLAEYATHFCSKHQIPNIDLLHTLTSAVEAKTGLKSKQDPGNMRRLDSNYFDRIAAIEFAVKYDDCKDSRGLLDADIVLVGVSRTSKTPLSSFLANQNWKVANVPLVPEIPIPDELFQIPQERIIGLTTTPDKLAQIRKVRLKSIGLDETSSYSSEKRILEELEYGYATFKKLGCQVIHVEDKAIEETAALITEIITSYH; the protein is encoded by the coding sequence ATGGAAAATCCGGTTATTATTTACGTTATTTCAGATGCTATCGGAGAGACTGCCCAACATATTATTCGTGCTGTAATAGCACAATTTTCACTTAAAAAGCCAGCTGAGATTCGTCGCCATGCTTTTATTCGTGATGAAAAAGCCTTACTCGAAACATTAGAAGAAGCTAAAGAAGCGGATGGGATTGTTGTCCAAACTTTAGTACAAGTTAAGTTAGCTGAATATGCGACTCATTTTTGTTCGAAACATCAAATCCCTAATATTGATTTATTACATACACTCACCTCAGCTGTAGAAGCAAAAACAGGATTAAAATCGAAACAAGACCCTGGTAACATGCGGCGGTTGGATAGTAATTATTTTGATCGTATTGCTGCCATTGAATTCGCTGTTAAATATGATGATTGCAAAGATTCAAGAGGTTTGCTAGATGCCGATATTGTGCTTGTCGGTGTATCAAGAACTAGTAAAACACCACTCAGTAGTTTTTTGGCCAATCAAAATTGGAAAGTCGCTAATGTCCCTCTTGTCCCAGAAATTCCTATTCCAGATGAACTTTTCCAGATACCCCAAGAACGAATTATCGGGCTTACTACTACTCCCGATAAGTTAGCACAAATTAGGAAAGTGCGTTTAAAATCAATTGGTTTAGATGAAACAAGTAGCTATTCCAGTGAAAAACGAATATTGGAAGAGTTAGAATACGGCTACGCTACTTTTAAAAAGCTTGGCTGCCAAGTTATCCATGTAGAAGATAAAGCTATCGAGGAAACTGCCGCCCTAATCACAGAAATTATCACAAGTTACCACTAA
- a CDS encoding VOC family protein, whose product MINKIGQVMLYVENQAAVRDFWVEKLDFVVVSEEIVNGEIQWIEIAPTKDVETSFVLQNKKKVAKMNPEMNLGTPSILLFGENVAELYETYKKKGITVGELVDLPMGRVFNFADNEGNYFAICEK is encoded by the coding sequence ATGATAAATAAAATTGGTCAAGTAATGTTGTATGTAGAAAATCAGGCGGCAGTGAGAGATTTTTGGGTAGAAAAACTAGATTTTGTCGTTGTTTCAGAAGAAATAGTTAATGGGGAAATTCAGTGGATTGAGATAGCTCCAACGAAAGACGTGGAGACTTCTTTTGTTCTTCAAAATAAAAAGAAAGTCGCTAAAATGAACCCAGAGATGAACCTCGGTACACCGTCGATTTTACTTTTTGGGGAGAACGTCGCGGAACTATATGAAACTTATAAAAAGAAAGGGATAACGGTTGGTGAGTTGGTTGATTTACCAATGGGGAGAGTCTTTAATTTTGCTGATAATGAAGGGAATTACTTTGCGATTTGTGAGAAGTAG
- a CDS encoding phosphoglucomutase, translating to MNQSETKALKALQNGSDIRGIAIATEKYQVTLTDERVEKIAYGFAKWLKEEKKVEGRAKVAIGHDSRFSAERLKAALVKGLLFAGIDIVDVGLATTPALFMATQYDDYNCDAGIMITASHLPFMYNGLKLFTKSGGAEHEDIDYIVAHADKSFIENGLSSGKVTKQDLLSTYATDLTAKIRAGITGATDKMKPLQGSHIIVDAGNGAGGFFAEKVLAELGADISGSQFLDPDGHFPNHIPNPDNEEAMASLKKAVLTSGADLGVIFDTDVDRSAIMDNRGESLNRNPLIAVISSIILQEKPGTTIVTDSTTSGHLQAFIEAKGGKQHRFKRGYRNVINEALRLNREGTPTEIAIEVSGHAALKENYFLDDGAYLIAKILMTYATLRKNGQDLADLIANLKEPAESEEMRLNITATDFKAYGQEVLADFQKFVEADTDLSLEPENLEGIRVNTSGALGEGWFLLRMSLHEPVMPMNLESDEIGGIQKVKDRLADFFASKAELEV from the coding sequence ATGAATCAATCAGAAACGAAAGCGTTAAAAGCACTGCAAAACGGATCAGACATACGTGGAATTGCGATTGCTACGGAAAAATATCAGGTTACGCTGACAGACGAACGTGTAGAAAAGATTGCTTATGGATTTGCGAAATGGCTAAAAGAGGAGAAAAAGGTAGAAGGTCGAGCCAAGGTTGCGATTGGTCATGATAGCCGATTTTCAGCGGAACGATTAAAAGCGGCACTTGTAAAAGGACTTCTTTTTGCAGGGATAGATATCGTGGACGTGGGACTTGCAACCACACCAGCCCTGTTTATGGCGACGCAGTATGATGACTACAACTGTGATGCAGGAATTATGATCACAGCGAGCCACTTACCTTTTATGTATAATGGACTAAAATTATTCACGAAATCTGGCGGTGCAGAACATGAGGATATTGATTATATTGTGGCACATGCAGATAAATCTTTCATAGAAAACGGACTAAGCTCTGGTAAAGTAACAAAACAAGATTTACTTTCTACCTACGCAACGGACTTAACTGCAAAAATCAGAGCAGGTATTACCGGTGCCACTGATAAAATGAAGCCACTACAAGGTAGTCATATTATTGTCGATGCTGGAAATGGGGCTGGTGGTTTCTTTGCAGAGAAAGTACTTGCAGAGCTTGGCGCAGATATTTCTGGTAGTCAGTTTTTAGATCCTGATGGTCATTTTCCGAATCATATTCCAAATCCAGATAACGAAGAAGCAATGGCAAGCTTGAAAAAAGCAGTTCTGACAAGCGGGGCGGATTTAGGTGTGATTTTTGACACCGATGTCGACCGTTCAGCCATTATGGATAATCGTGGGGAAAGCTTGAACCGCAATCCACTCATTGCTGTTATTTCAAGCATTATCTTACAAGAAAAGCCAGGAACAACCATTGTAACTGACTCGACTACTTCTGGTCATTTACAAGCATTCATTGAAGCAAAAGGCGGAAAGCAACACCGCTTCAAACGAGGCTATCGAAATGTAATCAATGAGGCACTTCGACTAAATAGAGAAGGAACACCCACTGAAATCGCGATTGAAGTAAGTGGGCATGCGGCATTGAAAGAAAATTATTTCCTCGATGATGGGGCCTATTTAATCGCTAAAATTTTAATGACGTATGCGACACTTCGCAAAAATGGCCAAGATTTAGCTGATTTAATTGCCAATTTAAAAGAACCAGCCGAAAGCGAAGAAATGCGGTTAAATATTACAGCAACTGATTTTAAAGCTTATGGTCAAGAAGTGTTAGCAGATTTTCAGAAATTTGTTGAAGCAGACACAGATCTGTCTCTAGAACCAGAAAATTTGGAAGGTATTCGTGTCAACACAAGTGGAGCACTTGGCGAAGGTTGGTTTTTGTTGCGTATGAGCCTGCACGAACCCGTTATGCCAATGAACTTAGAAAGTGATGAAATTGGCGGAATTCAAAAAGTGAAAGACCGGTTAGCTGATTTTTTTGCAAGTAAAGCGGAATTAGAAGTATAA
- the ppdK gene encoding pyruvate, phosphate dikinase, with protein MRKFVYQFSEGSKEMKNLLGGKGANLAEMTNIGLSVPPGFIISTDACNDYTNNQKHLSEDIFEEVKIHLAQLEKQTGKIFGFAENPLLVSVRSGAPFSMPGMMDTILNLGLNDAATKGLADLTNDSRSAFDSYRRFIQMFSDVVFEIPSYHFEQALTKIKKANNYQLDTELTAEDLSELVATYKGIFTQTTGQIFPQEPLEQLRLAIISVFNSWMNPRAVIYRRLNDIDVSFGTAVNIQAMVFGNTGDTSGTGITFTRNPSTGEKAVFGEFLLNAQGEDVVAGIRTPEPISALKKRMPAVYNELLTTCELLENHYLDMQDIEFTIEKEKLYILQTRNGKRTAKAAIQVAVDLVHEGKITKDEALMRVETNQLDQLLHPTFVESALKVGQVLATGLAASPGAATGQIYFTAKEAVQAADRGIPVILIRNDTSPEDIEGMEKSAAILTAHGGMTSHAAVVARGMGKCCIAGCSELMINEKEKIIILKNGTQLHEGEQISLDGTSGKVYLGEIELTEAAIGGHFDELMSWADEEKQLTIRVNADTPADFEKALLFGAEGIGLCRTEHMFFDEKRIPHVRQMILAESLAERESVLTTLKEMQKEDFTELFRLANGRAVNIRLLDPPLHEFLPTSDPEIEQLARDMTRTVPQLTKRIQALTESNPMLGHRGSRLAITFPEIYRMQAEAIIESAVIVHDEGIAVHPEIMIPLIATKSELSYIKKEIKQAIHSIFDKERVVLPYDIGTMIEIPRACVTADQIAEEAQFFSFGTNDLTQLTYGFSRDDATKFLGDYYEKNILSKDPFVTIDKDGVGALVEMAVTRGRMTHPNLKMGVCGEHGGDPESIRLFHQLGLSYVSCSPYRVPIARLAAAQASLDEKKFLVTG; from the coding sequence GTGAGAAAATTTGTTTATCAGTTCAGTGAAGGTTCCAAAGAAATGAAAAATCTTTTAGGGGGAAAAGGCGCAAACTTGGCCGAAATGACAAATATTGGTCTATCTGTCCCTCCTGGCTTTATTATTTCCACAGATGCTTGTAACGATTATACGAATAACCAAAAACATTTATCCGAAGACATTTTTGAAGAAGTAAAAATCCATTTGGCACAATTAGAAAAGCAAACAGGAAAAATATTTGGCTTCGCAGAAAACCCCCTACTCGTTTCAGTCCGATCAGGCGCACCATTTTCTATGCCTGGCATGATGGATACTATTTTAAATCTGGGGTTAAATGATGCCGCGACAAAGGGACTAGCAGATCTGACAAACGACAGCCGTTCTGCATTTGATTCTTATCGACGTTTTATTCAGATGTTTAGTGATGTAGTGTTTGAAATACCCAGTTATCATTTTGAACAAGCTCTTACGAAAATTAAAAAAGCAAATAACTATCAATTAGACACCGAATTAACTGCGGAAGACTTAAGCGAATTAGTAGCTACGTATAAAGGAATTTTCACTCAAACAACTGGACAAATTTTCCCGCAAGAACCACTGGAGCAACTGCGACTTGCGATTATCTCTGTGTTCAATTCATGGATGAACCCGCGAGCAGTGATTTACCGGAGACTAAATGATATTGATGTTAGTTTTGGAACTGCGGTTAATATTCAAGCAATGGTATTTGGTAATACAGGTGATACAAGTGGAACTGGAATCACTTTCACTCGAAATCCATCTACTGGTGAAAAAGCAGTTTTTGGTGAGTTTTTACTTAATGCTCAAGGGGAGGATGTTGTCGCAGGAATCCGGACACCAGAACCAATCAGCGCACTAAAAAAACGAATGCCTGCTGTTTACAACGAGTTACTCACCACATGTGAACTACTCGAAAATCATTATTTAGACATGCAAGATATCGAGTTTACCATCGAAAAAGAAAAACTTTACATTTTACAAACGAGAAATGGGAAACGAACAGCCAAAGCAGCCATTCAGGTAGCTGTTGATTTGGTTCATGAAGGAAAAATCACGAAAGATGAGGCACTCATGCGTGTGGAAACAAACCAGCTCGATCAACTCCTTCACCCAACTTTTGTTGAAAGCGCTCTAAAAGTAGGACAAGTTCTCGCAACTGGTTTAGCTGCAAGCCCCGGAGCTGCAACCGGACAAATTTACTTCACCGCTAAAGAAGCAGTTCAAGCAGCTGACCGAGGCATCCCAGTCATTCTCATTCGAAATGATACCTCGCCGGAAGATATTGAAGGTATGGAAAAAAGCGCTGCCATCCTAACAGCTCATGGCGGCATGACATCTCACGCAGCAGTCGTCGCTCGCGGTATGGGAAAATGTTGTATCGCTGGCTGTTCAGAATTAATGATTAATGAAAAAGAAAAAATCATTATCCTAAAAAATGGCACACAGCTTCATGAAGGAGAACAAATCTCACTAGACGGTACTTCTGGAAAAGTCTACCTTGGTGAAATTGAACTTACAGAAGCTGCCATTGGTGGTCATTTTGATGAACTTATGTCTTGGGCAGATGAGGAAAAACAATTAACGATTCGGGTAAATGCAGATACCCCGGCAGATTTCGAAAAAGCACTTTTATTCGGTGCGGAAGGAATTGGACTTTGCCGAACGGAGCATATGTTTTTTGACGAAAAACGCATCCCGCATGTCAGACAGATGATTTTAGCAGAATCATTAGCAGAACGCGAATCTGTCTTAACGACTTTAAAAGAAATGCAAAAAGAAGATTTCACCGAACTGTTCCGATTAGCTAATGGACGCGCGGTCAATATTCGCTTACTTGATCCACCACTACACGAATTTTTACCAACAAGTGACCCTGAAATTGAGCAACTAGCGCGTGACATGACTCGAACTGTTCCTCAACTAACCAAACGGATTCAAGCACTTACGGAGTCTAATCCAATGCTCGGTCACCGCGGTTCTAGGCTGGCGATTACTTTCCCAGAAATTTACCGGATGCAAGCGGAAGCGATTATCGAGAGTGCAGTCATTGTTCACGACGAAGGAATAGCTGTCCACCCAGAAATTATGATTCCGTTAATTGCAACTAAAAGTGAACTAAGTTATATCAAAAAAGAAATCAAGCAAGCCATCCATTCCATTTTCGACAAAGAACGGGTAGTACTTCCCTATGATATCGGTACAATGATTGAGATCCCTAGGGCTTGTGTTACTGCAGACCAAATCGCGGAAGAAGCGCAGTTCTTTAGTTTTGGCACTAATGATTTAACCCAGCTCACTTACGGATTTTCTCGCGATGATGCGACAAAATTCCTTGGCGATTATTATGAAAAAAATATTTTGTCAAAAGATCCGTTCGTAACAATTGATAAAGATGGGGTTGGCGCACTTGTCGAAATGGCTGTTACTCGAGGACGAATGACCCATCCGAACTTAAAAATGGGCGTTTGCGGAGAACATGGTGGCGACCCGGAATCAATACGCTTGTTCCATCAACTCGGGCTTAGTTATGTTTCATGCTCGCCTTACCGGGTACCGATTGCTAGACTTGCTGCAGCACAGGCTTCATTAGATGAAAAAAAGTTTCTTGTAACAGGATGA
- a CDS encoding helix-turn-helix transcriptional regulator, translating into MIPIELSPRQHQIVAYVRANEPATGDSIAAHLKLTRATIRADLSILTMTGILDARPKVGYFYSGLETNPIHFDEIRQLKVADIMTQPFFAKKETSVYDAIVMLFMEDIGSLYVIDEEELVGLVSRKDLLKGALADADTKATPIATIMTRMPNIVTTGKHDTVLHAAEQLVFHQIDSLPVLEVKAGKTKVIGKISKTRITALFVDTIKKV; encoded by the coding sequence GTGATTCCCATCGAACTTTCACCGAGACAACACCAGATTGTTGCTTATGTGCGCGCCAATGAGCCAGCAACCGGAGATTCCATCGCTGCCCATTTAAAATTAACTCGAGCGACCATTCGTGCTGACTTATCTATTTTAACCATGACAGGAATTTTAGATGCTAGACCAAAAGTAGGCTATTTTTATTCTGGTCTGGAAACAAACCCGATTCACTTTGACGAAATTCGCCAGTTAAAAGTGGCAGATATTATGACGCAACCATTTTTCGCCAAAAAAGAAACAAGTGTATATGATGCAATTGTGATGCTGTTTATGGAGGATATTGGTAGCTTGTATGTCATTGATGAAGAAGAATTAGTTGGACTCGTCTCTAGAAAAGATTTGCTTAAAGGAGCACTTGCCGATGCAGATACGAAAGCAACACCTATTGCAACAATCATGACCCGCATGCCTAACATCGTTACCACCGGAAAACATGATACCGTCTTGCACGCTGCGGAACAACTAGTTTTCCATCAAATTGATTCCCTTCCAGTGCTTGAAGTAAAAGCCGGAAAAACAAAAGTAATTGGCAAAATTTCTAAAACACGCATTACCGCACTTTTTGTAGATACAATAAAAAAGGTTTAG
- a CDS encoding DedA family protein codes for METWITGIMADFGYIGIFLLIMVENLFPPIPSEIILTFGGFMTTISSMNVMMVIIVATFGSVVGAILLYKVASFFGKERMTNFVLKYGRILRLKESDIERAENFFLKYGSWAVFLCRMIPLIRSLISIPAGMTKMKMSKFLLLTTAGSLLWNTILIGLGAFLGESWNEIIVFMDSFSTIIYSIIVLIFIIGLCFFFRARFKKTIDEE; via the coding sequence TTGGAAACATGGATTACAGGAATTATGGCTGATTTTGGCTATATTGGTATTTTTTTATTAATTATGGTGGAGAACTTATTTCCGCCAATTCCCTCTGAGATTATCTTAACTTTTGGTGGCTTTATGACGACTATTTCCTCGATGAATGTCATGATGGTTATAATTGTCGCAACTTTTGGATCTGTTGTTGGAGCTATTTTATTATATAAAGTCGCATCGTTTTTTGGTAAAGAGCGGATGACGAATTTTGTGTTAAAGTACGGGCGGATTTTACGATTGAAGGAATCGGATATTGAACGTGCAGAAAACTTCTTTTTGAAATATGGGAGTTGGGCTGTGTTTTTATGTCGAATGATCCCGCTTATTCGTAGTTTAATTTCGATTCCAGCTGGGATGACGAAGATGAAAATGTCTAAGTTTTTATTACTTACAACTGCAGGAAGTTTGCTTTGGAATACTATTTTAATTGGACTTGGGGCTTTTCTTGGTGAATCTTGGAATGAAATTATTGTTTTTATGGATAGTTTTTCGACGATTATTTATAGCATCATTGTGCTAATTTTTATTATTGGATTATGTTTCTTTTTCCGAGCACGTTTCAAAAAAACAATCGATGAAGAATAA
- the trhA gene encoding PAQR family membrane homeostasis protein TrhA: MNVTSYNWKEELANAITHGVGFILSIPALVLLIIFAVQKDNPLYLTSFLVYGISLMLLYVCSTLLHSFKPCKARTVFNIMDHAAIYVLIAGSYTPFVLITIQGTLGWTLFGIIWGLAIAGIIYKIFMTGKLKLLSTIVYLLMGWMVMFAIKPLYTGLTPAGFWLLATGGIMFTVGAIFYSIPRVPYMHAIWHLFVIAGTTFMYFCILFYV; the protein is encoded by the coding sequence ATGAATGTCACTTCTTATAATTGGAAAGAAGAACTTGCCAACGCGATTACGCACGGGGTTGGATTTATCCTCAGTATCCCGGCGCTCGTCTTACTTATCATATTCGCGGTTCAAAAAGATAATCCTCTTTATTTAACGAGTTTTTTAGTTTATGGTATCTCCTTGATGTTACTCTATGTTTGTTCTACTTTGCTGCATAGCTTTAAACCTTGCAAAGCTAGAACCGTTTTTAACATTATGGACCATGCCGCGATTTATGTGTTAATCGCTGGAAGTTATACTCCATTTGTTTTAATAACGATTCAAGGAACACTTGGTTGGACTCTGTTTGGTATCATTTGGGGGCTGGCTATCGCTGGGATTATTTATAAAATTTTTATGACTGGGAAATTAAAGCTATTATCTACAATTGTATACCTACTTATGGGATGGATGGTCATGTTCGCAATTAAACCTCTATACACCGGGCTCACTCCTGCTGGATTTTGGCTGTTAGCAACTGGCGGAATCATGTTTACAGTTGGTGCGATTTTTTATAGTATTCCTAGAGTCCCCTATATGCACGCGATTTGGCACTTGTTTGTTATTGCCGGAACAACTTTTATGTATTTCTGTATTTTATTTTATGTCTAA
- a CDS encoding DegV family protein has protein sequence MRKIKIITDSTAGLTKEEAEKWNIDILYLTVEIDGKVYNPKTDITPEEFMVRMAETKELPKSSQPAIGSFVEAYEKYTAEGYEILSIHLTEKLSGTVNAARQAADMVEGNITVVDCDYTARGQAFQVLAAAEMAQSGDYSVEEIHAKINDIKEKTKLYIVVVTLDNLIKGGRVGRMQGFFGSLLNIKLIAKLTDGQLEEETKVRSNKKVLQYCLNLIKDEPKKIQHLDVVHANGVNLADEFISETKEITGLTEIPLFFADPVISTHTGAGAFAFMYYTD, from the coding sequence ATGAGGAAAATTAAAATTATCACTGATTCAACTGCTGGATTAACGAAAGAAGAAGCAGAAAAATGGAATATTGATATTTTGTATTTAACTGTTGAAATCGACGGGAAAGTATACAATCCGAAAACGGATATTACACCAGAAGAATTTATGGTTCGGATGGCTGAAACAAAAGAGTTACCGAAATCTTCTCAGCCAGCAATTGGTTCTTTTGTAGAAGCTTATGAAAAATATACGGCGGAGGGGTATGAAATTCTTTCCATTCACTTAACAGAAAAGCTAAGTGGAACGGTGAATGCCGCTCGCCAAGCAGCTGATATGGTTGAAGGAAATATTACAGTAGTAGATTGTGATTATACTGCACGAGGACAAGCGTTCCAAGTTTTAGCGGCAGCAGAAATGGCGCAGTCAGGGGATTATTCCGTAGAAGAAATTCATGCTAAAATCAATGATATTAAAGAGAAAACAAAACTTTATATCGTTGTCGTAACGCTCGATAATTTGATTAAAGGCGGACGTGTTGGTAGAATGCAAGGTTTCTTCGGTAGCCTTTTAAATATTAAATTAATCGCAAAACTGACAGATGGCCAATTAGAAGAAGAAACCAAAGTTCGTAGTAATAAGAAAGTACTTCAATATTGTCTTAATTTAATTAAAGATGAACCGAAAAAAATCCAACACTTAGACGTCGTTCATGCCAATGGAGTTAATTTAGCAGATGAGTTTATCTCGGAAACCAAAGAAATAACTGGATTAACCGAAATTCCGTTATTCTTCGCAGACCCAGTTATCTCCACACATACTGGAGCTGGCGCGTTTGCATTTATGTACTATACTGACTAA
- a CDS encoding putative RNA methyltransferase — MLSKMEINKLAMIESIALLACPICGGEFVFKEPHSFVCPEQHGFDIAKPGYLHLLKQVHKTKYDQALFESRKKVIASGFFEKLIERMTNIINANTEKPALVLYDAGCGEGSHLARMVKELQAGGQSAQAVGLDIAKEGIKQAARDYPGIVWTVADLANCPNQPETADVILNILSPSNYEEFNRLLKKDGFLLKVVPEENYLRELREFIYVDEKSSYSNESVTSRLAEKLTVEQMERVTYQSPIAKTLFADFLEMTPLGWHIDAEKKRDLLANPPQELTVDLQIIIARRAPLL, encoded by the coding sequence TTGTTATCAAAAATGGAGATAAATAAGCTTGCTATGATAGAAAGTATCGCGCTTCTTGCTTGTCCAATTTGTGGCGGTGAATTTGTGTTTAAAGAGCCGCACTCATTTGTCTGCCCCGAACAGCATGGATTTGATATTGCCAAGCCAGGGTACTTACATTTACTCAAGCAAGTACATAAGACCAAATATGATCAAGCTTTGTTCGAATCACGTAAAAAAGTGATTGCGAGCGGGTTTTTTGAGAAGTTAATTGAACGGATGACAAATATTATTAACGCGAATACAGAAAAACCAGCACTCGTTTTATATGATGCTGGTTGTGGTGAAGGAAGTCATTTAGCGCGAATGGTAAAGGAGCTTCAAGCAGGAGGACAATCCGCGCAAGCTGTGGGATTAGATATTGCTAAAGAAGGCATTAAACAAGCTGCGCGTGACTATCCGGGAATAGTTTGGACGGTAGCAGACTTAGCTAATTGTCCTAATCAACCAGAGACAGCAGATGTGATTTTAAATATTTTATCACCTTCGAATTATGAGGAATTTAATCGGTTACTAAAAAAGGATGGCTTTTTACTTAAAGTAGTTCCGGAAGAGAATTATTTACGCGAATTGCGGGAATTTATTTATGTCGATGAGAAAAGTAGCTATTCAAATGAGTCGGTAACGTCTCGATTAGCCGAAAAACTAACGGTCGAACAGATGGAACGAGTAACTTATCAATCGCCAATCGCCAAAACATTATTTGCGGATTTTCTTGAAATGACACCACTTGGTTGGCACATTGATGCAGAGAAAAAACGTGATTTATTAGCAAATCCGCCACAAGAGCTAACAGTGGATCTGCAAATCATTATTGCAAGAAGAGCACCACTTTTGTAA